A genomic region of Stenotrophomonas sp. NA06056 contains the following coding sequences:
- the rpsU gene encoding 30S ribosomal protein S21 yields MPSVKVRENEPFEFALRRFKRTCEKAGVLAETRKREFYEKPTQERKRKAAAAVKRQLRRSSRDVTKRQRLY; encoded by the coding sequence ATGCCCAGCGTCAAAGTCCGCGAGAACGAACCCTTCGAGTTTGCTCTTCGCCGCTTCAAGCGCACTTGCGAAAAGGCCGGTGTGCTGGCCGAAACCCGCAAGCGCGAGTTCTACGAAAAGCCGACCCAGGAGCGTAAGCGCAAGGCCGCCGCTGCTGTGAAGCGTCAGCTGCGCCGCTCGTCGCGCGACGTCACCAAGCGTCAGCGCCTGTACTGA
- a CDS encoding GatB/YqeY domain-containing protein codes for MSMKQQLTEDMKAAMKGGEKHKLGVIRLINAAIKQKEVDERIELDDTAVIAVLDKMVKQRKDSVSQFEAANREDLAEIERAEIVVIEAYLPAKMGEAEIVAAIQAAIAETGASSAADMGKLMGALKPKLAGQADMGLVSKLVKQQLA; via the coding sequence ATGAGCATGAAGCAGCAGCTCACCGAAGACATGAAGGCCGCCATGAAGGGCGGCGAGAAGCACAAGCTGGGCGTCATCCGCCTGATCAACGCGGCCATCAAGCAGAAGGAAGTCGACGAGCGCATCGAGCTGGACGACACCGCCGTGATCGCCGTGCTCGACAAGATGGTCAAGCAGCGCAAGGATTCGGTCAGCCAGTTTGAAGCGGCCAACCGCGAAGACCTGGCGGAAATCGAGCGCGCCGAGATTGTGGTGATCGAAGCCTACCTGCCGGCCAAGATGGGCGAAGCCGAGATCGTCGCGGCGATCCAGGCCGCCATCGCCGAGACCGGCGCCAGCAGCGCGGCCGACATGGGCAAGCTGATGGGCGCGCTGAAGCCCAAGCTCGCCGGCCAGGCCGACATGGGCCTGGTGTCCAAGCTGGTCAAGCAGCAGCTGGCGTAA
- a CDS encoding YihY/virulence factor BrkB family protein — MVEQSNAPTDTHPHGIPARLRRYADRLQDSFPMAVAKRFVEIDVLTQAASVSFYALLSMAPLLVLLLWLTASLYPPAQQALIGQIGSVAGSSVASVADTVLHNANSQPSVGSLAGLWSTLLLFVGATAVFAQLQNALNRIFHTSGQRLEGIKAWLRKRVFSFGVVLALGFLLILSMTATTALQVVFAQLPSVLPAIGYLTSLLLYTLAFAFLYHYLPDRRVAWRQAFIGGAITSLLFTLGRYGIGVYISTVAPGSAYGSMGALVISLVWIYYATAVFFVGALMTAVIDERQYARARLASADVAPQEAGRAAASE, encoded by the coding sequence ATGGTCGAGCAATCCAACGCCCCCACCGACACGCATCCCCACGGCATCCCCGCACGGCTTCGCCGCTACGCTGATCGCCTGCAGGACAGCTTCCCGATGGCGGTGGCCAAGCGCTTCGTCGAAATCGACGTGCTGACCCAGGCCGCCTCGGTCTCCTTCTATGCCCTGCTGTCGATGGCACCGCTGCTGGTGCTGCTGCTGTGGCTGACCGCCTCGCTGTATCCACCGGCACAACAGGCACTGATCGGGCAGATCGGCTCGGTGGCAGGCAGCAGCGTGGCCAGCGTAGCCGACACCGTGCTGCACAACGCCAACAGCCAGCCCAGCGTCGGTTCGCTGGCCGGGCTGTGGAGCACACTGCTGCTGTTCGTCGGCGCCACTGCGGTGTTCGCCCAGCTGCAGAACGCGTTGAACCGCATCTTCCACACCAGCGGCCAGCGCCTGGAGGGCATCAAGGCCTGGCTGCGCAAGCGCGTGTTCTCTTTCGGCGTGGTGCTGGCACTGGGCTTCCTGCTGATCCTGTCGATGACTGCCACCACCGCGCTGCAGGTGGTGTTCGCGCAGCTGCCCTCGGTGCTGCCCGCAATCGGCTACCTGACCTCGCTGCTGCTGTACACGCTGGCCTTCGCCTTCCTCTACCACTACCTGCCGGACCGGCGCGTGGCCTGGCGCCAGGCCTTCATCGGCGGTGCCATCACCTCGTTGCTGTTCACCCTGGGCCGTTATGGCATCGGCGTCTACATCAGCACCGTTGCCCCCGGCAGCGCCTACGGCTCGATGGGCGCGCTGGTGATTTCGCTGGTCTGGATCTACTACGCCACGGCCGTGTTCTTCGTCGGTGCATTGATGACCGCCGTGATCGACGAACGCCAGTACGCACGTGCACGCCTGGCCAGCGCCGATGTGGCCCCGCAGGAAGCCGGCCGGGCCGCCGCCAGCGAGTAA
- the dnaG gene encoding DNA primase yields the protein MARIPDAFIDDLLARSDIVEVVGSRVPLKRQGKEYAARCPFHDERSASFTVSPTKQFYHCFGCGAHGTAISFLMNYDRLEFLDAVDELAKRAGMEVPRSENPRSAQQQDDSRELYSALDAATKFFQKNLEGSEKARSYLDGRGVDEENRARFQIGYAPDGYSGLRDALGKDERRMKLLDRAGLFSKNDRGHVYDKFRDRVMFPIFDRRGRVIAFGGRVFEKDDGPKYLNSPETALFHKGRELYGLWQVRQANQKIERLIVVEGYMDVVSLFQFGVTQAVATLGTATTPDHAELLFRNAPDVFFCFDGDAAGRRAGWKALESVLPRMKDGRQAFFLFLPDGEDPDSIVRKEGAEAFDERLKQATPLSQFFFDELTREINLGTLDGKARLAERAKPMLAQIPDGAFGDLMKQQLGQLTGLGGNAQAGRPPMPQRAVSRTIQPVAKRSLVRGAIAVLLQQPTLALTLGGKHHFQGLRLPGVELLLELLGLVEQRPDISTGALLEHFDGREEQASLHTLAAQTLAGDEAMWTVELHDAVGQLEKQLLFQRIDDLNAKQRQQGLDDTDKYEMRELLKARANLRL from the coding sequence ATGGCCCGTATCCCCGACGCTTTCATCGACGACCTGCTGGCCCGCTCCGACATCGTCGAGGTGGTGGGCAGCCGCGTGCCGCTGAAGCGCCAGGGCAAGGAGTACGCTGCACGCTGCCCGTTCCATGACGAGCGCTCGGCGTCGTTCACCGTCTCGCCGACCAAGCAGTTCTACCACTGCTTCGGCTGCGGCGCGCACGGCACCGCGATCAGCTTCCTGATGAACTACGACCGCCTCGAGTTCCTCGACGCGGTGGATGAACTGGCCAAGCGTGCCGGCATGGAAGTGCCGCGCAGCGAGAACCCGCGCAGCGCCCAGCAGCAGGATGACAGCCGCGAGCTGTACTCCGCGCTGGACGCGGCGACCAAGTTCTTCCAGAAAAACCTGGAAGGCAGCGAGAAGGCCCGCAGCTACCTCGACGGCCGCGGCGTGGACGAAGAGAACCGCGCACGCTTCCAGATCGGCTATGCGCCTGATGGCTACAGCGGCCTGCGCGATGCGCTGGGCAAGGACGAGCGGCGGATGAAACTGCTCGACCGCGCTGGCCTGTTCTCCAAGAACGACCGCGGCCACGTCTACGACAAGTTCCGCGACCGGGTGATGTTCCCGATCTTCGACCGCCGTGGGCGGGTGATCGCCTTCGGCGGGCGCGTGTTCGAGAAGGACGACGGCCCCAAGTACCTCAACTCGCCGGAGACCGCGCTGTTCCACAAGGGGCGCGAACTGTACGGCCTGTGGCAGGTGCGCCAGGCCAACCAGAAGATCGAGCGCTTGATCGTGGTCGAGGGCTACATGGACGTGGTCTCGCTGTTCCAGTTCGGCGTTACCCAGGCGGTGGCGACGCTGGGCACGGCGACCACGCCGGACCATGCCGAGCTGCTGTTCCGCAACGCGCCGGACGTGTTCTTCTGCTTCGACGGCGACGCCGCCGGCCGTCGCGCCGGCTGGAAGGCGCTGGAATCGGTGCTGCCGCGCATGAAGGACGGCCGCCAGGCCTTCTTCCTGTTCCTGCCCGATGGCGAAGACCCGGACAGCATCGTGCGCAAGGAAGGTGCCGAAGCCTTCGACGAGCGCCTGAAGCAGGCCACGCCGTTGTCGCAGTTCTTCTTCGACGAGCTGACCCGCGAGATCAACCTGGGCACGCTGGACGGCAAGGCACGGCTGGCCGAGCGCGCCAAGCCGATGCTCGCGCAGATTCCCGACGGCGCGTTTGGCGACCTGATGAAACAGCAGCTGGGACAACTGACCGGGCTGGGCGGCAACGCGCAGGCCGGTCGGCCACCGATGCCGCAACGCGCGGTCTCGCGCACGATCCAGCCGGTGGCCAAACGCAGCCTGGTGCGCGGCGCGATCGCCGTGCTGCTGCAGCAGCCGACGCTGGCCCTGACCCTGGGAGGCAAGCACCACTTCCAGGGCCTGCGCCTGCCGGGCGTAGAGCTGCTGCTGGAACTGCTGGGACTGGTCGAACAGCGCCCGGACATCAGTACCGGCGCCCTGCTGGAGCATTTCGACGGCCGCGAAGAACAGGCCTCGCTGCACACCTTGGCCGCGCAGACGCTGGCGGGCGATGAGGCGATGTGGACGGTGGAACTGCATGACGCGGTCGGGCAGCTGGAGAAGCAGCTGCTGTTCCAGCGCATCGACGACCTTAACGCCAAGCAGCGACAACAGGGTCTGGACGATACTGACAAGTACGAGATGCGCGAGCTGCTGAAGGCCCGCGCCAACCTGCGCCTGTAG
- a CDS encoding protein tyrosine phosphatase family protein, which yields MLLRLTCLLLLSLCPVLPAWAADPTFAEVRPGLYAGGQPTAAQLRELAAQGVRTVIDLRQADEDRGFDETREAEALGLRYVRIPVAGAEGLDAANVRAVHHALQQSQGPVLLHCASGNRAGAVLGLVNARYEQASPEQALQLGQRAGLKSLEAATRERLAIPSPTP from the coding sequence ATGCTGCTGCGCCTGACCTGCCTGCTGTTGTTGTCGCTCTGCCCGGTTCTGCCAGCCTGGGCTGCGGACCCCACCTTTGCTGAGGTCCGCCCAGGCCTGTACGCCGGCGGCCAGCCCACCGCCGCGCAACTGCGCGAACTGGCAGCACAGGGCGTACGCACGGTGATCGACCTGCGCCAAGCCGATGAAGATCGCGGCTTCGATGAAACACGCGAGGCCGAAGCGCTGGGCCTGCGCTATGTGCGTATCCCGGTGGCCGGGGCCGAAGGCCTGGATGCCGCCAATGTGCGCGCCGTGCACCACGCGCTGCAGCAGAGCCAGGGGCCGGTGCTGCTGCACTGCGCCTCAGGCAACCGCGCCGGTGCTGTGCTCGGGCTGGTCAACGCACGTTACGAACAGGCCAGCCCGGAACAGGCGCTGCAACTGGGCCAACGTGCCGGCCTGAAGTCGCTGGAAGCGGCCACCCGCGAGCGCCTGGCGATCCCTTCTCCCACCCCCTGA
- a CDS encoding bile acid:sodium symporter family protein, with product MTRWWSRLRPDNFTLALLCTVGLASLLPMKGAAALVLDDVTTVAIAALFFLHGARLPRESIIGGMLHWRLHLTILACTFLLFPLLGLLFKPLSGWLLTPELYLGVLFLCTLPSTVQSSIAFTSMARGNVPAAVCSASLSSILGVFLTPLLLTALAGTSGGVHDPLHAIGGIMLQLLVPFVAGHLLRPWIAGWVEKQRALLRYTDQATILLVVYSAFGEAVTEGLWSKTPLLSLFAVAVVAAVLLGIAMPLITFIARRLRFNREDEIAIVFCGSKKSLATGVPIAKVLFAGGSLGAIVLPVMIYHQIQLIVCGVIAQRYARRKP from the coding sequence ATGACCCGCTGGTGGTCGCGCCTGCGACCGGACAACTTCACCCTCGCCCTGCTGTGCACCGTCGGCCTGGCCTCGCTGCTGCCGATGAAAGGCGCCGCCGCCCTGGTGCTCGACGATGTCACTACGGTCGCCATCGCCGCGCTGTTCTTCCTGCACGGCGCACGCCTGCCGCGCGAATCAATCATCGGCGGCATGCTGCACTGGCGCCTGCACCTGACGATCCTCGCCTGTACCTTCCTCCTGTTCCCGCTGCTGGGGCTGTTGTTCAAGCCGTTGTCGGGCTGGCTGCTGACGCCCGAGCTGTACCTGGGCGTGCTGTTCCTGTGCACCCTGCCGTCCACCGTGCAGTCGTCGATCGCGTTCACCTCGATGGCGCGCGGCAACGTGCCGGCGGCCGTGTGCAGTGCCTCGCTGTCGAGCATCCTCGGTGTGTTCCTGACGCCACTGCTGCTGACCGCGCTGGCCGGTACCTCTGGCGGCGTGCACGACCCGCTGCATGCCATCGGCGGCATCATGCTGCAGTTGCTGGTGCCGTTCGTGGCCGGTCACCTGTTGCGGCCGTGGATCGCCGGCTGGGTGGAGAAGCAGCGCGCGCTGCTGCGCTACACCGACCAGGCCACCATCCTGCTGGTGGTGTACTCGGCGTTCGGCGAAGCGGTCACCGAAGGGTTGTGGAGCAAGACACCCCTGCTCTCGCTGTTCGCGGTGGCGGTGGTGGCGGCGGTACTGCTCGGCATCGCCATGCCGCTGATCACCTTCATTGCCCGCCGCCTGCGCTTCAACCGCGAAGACGAGATCGCCATCGTGTTCTGCGGCTCGAAGAAGAGCCTGGCCACGGGTGTGCCGATCGCCAAGGTGCTGTTCGCTGGCGGCAGCCTCGGCGCAATCGTGCTGCCGGTGATGATCTACCACCAGATCCAGCTGATCGTCTGCGGCGTGATCGCGCAGCGGTATGCCAGGCGCAAGCCCTGA
- the cyoE gene encoding heme o synthase — translation MFSNYRQYWDLTKPKVVALIVFTALVGMVLAIPGVPSWEQVRAGLLGFLGIWLAASAAAAINQLLDAHIDAQMARTSWRPLVVGKVKPWQVLVFAGVLIVLSMAILVLWVNWITAVLTFASLIGYAVIYTVYLKRATSQNIVIGGLAGAMPPMLGWAAVTGMQGSSDWAYSSLLVLIIFIWTPPHFWALAIFRREDYAKAKIPMLPVTHGVVHTRKQIMAYSVVLALVCLLPYLVGMSGAFYLGGAIVLNAVFLWYAWRMLNPPDELFSMKMFSYSIVYLMALFAFLLVDHWILPWL, via the coding sequence ATGTTTTCCAACTATCGCCAGTACTGGGACCTGACCAAACCCAAGGTCGTCGCCCTTATCGTCTTCACTGCCCTGGTCGGCATGGTCCTGGCCATTCCGGGCGTGCCCAGCTGGGAGCAGGTGCGTGCCGGCCTGCTCGGCTTCCTCGGCATCTGGCTTGCCGCCTCTGCAGCTGCGGCCATCAACCAGCTGCTGGATGCGCACATCGATGCGCAGATGGCGCGTACCTCCTGGCGTCCGCTGGTGGTGGGCAAGGTCAAGCCGTGGCAGGTGCTGGTGTTCGCCGGTGTGCTGATTGTGCTGTCGATGGCGATCCTGGTGCTGTGGGTGAACTGGATCACCGCAGTACTGACCTTCGCTTCGCTGATCGGCTATGCGGTGATCTACACCGTGTACCTGAAGCGCGCGACCTCGCAGAACATCGTCATTGGTGGTCTGGCCGGTGCGATGCCGCCGATGCTGGGCTGGGCGGCGGTGACCGGCATGCAGGGCTCGTCGGACTGGGCGTACTCGTCGCTGCTGGTACTGATCATCTTCATCTGGACGCCGCCGCACTTCTGGGCGCTGGCGATCTTCCGTCGCGAGGACTACGCCAAGGCGAAGATCCCGATGTTGCCGGTCACCCATGGCGTGGTGCATACGCGCAAACAGATCATGGCGTACTCGGTAGTGCTGGCGCTGGTCTGCCTGCTGCCTTATCTGGTCGGCATGAGCGGGGCGTTCTACCTGGGCGGCGCGATCGTGCTCAACGCCGTGTTCCTCTGGTACGCCTGGCGCATGCTGAACCCGCCGGATGAGCTGTTCTCGATGAAGATGTTCAGCTACTCCATCGTCTACCTGATGGCGCTGTTCGCCTTCCTGCTGGTGGATCATTGGATCCTGCCCTGGCTGTGA
- a CDS encoding COX15/CtaA family protein, whose protein sequence is MSLSARPALHRNFHRLAWFAMIMTASTIMFGAFVRLSDAGLSCPDWPTCYGQATWPQHVEETIGHPAAEIRPLETHKAWREQVHRFLAGALGIEILTLALLATRKRRFGSTAVVTACVLVAAGIPLYMMGWHGTASALALIGEAILLIAALRWSNIDLARAALLTLAVVIFQALLGMWTVTLLLKPIVVMGHLLGGMLMFALLVWMAWRATHMPITLAEAPKLKWLLRIGVAVLVTQIALGGWVSANYAALACGGGSASLDNFPRCANQWWPQHNFAEGFTLWRGIGVDYEGGVLDGASRIAIQMAHRLFAIVVAVYMLWLGLRLFRLPSMRGWASALVALLVLQITLGILNVKLALPLEVAVAHNGVAVALLFVLVSLLARLRAPD, encoded by the coding sequence ATGAGCCTTTCCGCGCGTCCGGCGCTGCACCGCAATTTCCACCGCCTGGCGTGGTTCGCCATGATCATGACCGCGAGCACGATCATGTTCGGCGCCTTCGTGCGCCTGTCCGATGCCGGCCTGAGCTGCCCGGACTGGCCGACCTGCTATGGGCAGGCGACATGGCCGCAGCACGTGGAAGAGACCATCGGGCATCCGGCGGCGGAGATCCGTCCGCTGGAAACACACAAGGCCTGGCGTGAGCAGGTGCACCGCTTCCTGGCCGGCGCGCTCGGCATCGAGATCCTGACCCTGGCCCTGCTGGCTACGCGCAAGCGACGATTCGGAAGCACGGCGGTGGTGACCGCCTGCGTGCTGGTGGCGGCCGGCATACCGCTGTACATGATGGGATGGCATGGCACCGCCAGCGCGCTGGCGCTGATCGGCGAAGCCATCCTGCTGATCGCGGCACTGCGCTGGAGCAACATCGACCTGGCCCGCGCCGCGCTGCTGACGCTGGCGGTGGTGATCTTCCAGGCCCTGCTGGGCATGTGGACGGTGACCCTGCTGCTCAAACCCATCGTGGTGATGGGCCATCTGCTGGGCGGCATGCTGATGTTCGCGCTGCTGGTGTGGATGGCCTGGCGTGCAACGCACATGCCGATCACCCTGGCCGAGGCACCGAAGCTGAAGTGGCTGCTGCGCATCGGTGTGGCGGTGCTGGTCACCCAGATCGCGCTCGGCGGCTGGGTCAGCGCCAACTACGCCGCCTTGGCGTGCGGCGGCGGCAGTGCCTCGCTGGACAACTTCCCGCGCTGCGCCAACCAGTGGTGGCCGCAGCACAACTTCGCCGAGGGCTTCACCCTGTGGCGCGGCATTGGCGTGGACTACGAAGGCGGCGTGCTCGACGGTGCGTCGCGCATCGCCATCCAGATGGCCCATCGCCTGTTCGCGATTGTCGTTGCCGTCTACATGCTGTGGCTGGGCCTGCGCCTGTTCCGGCTGCCGAGCATGCGTGGCTGGGCCTCGGCCCTGGTCGCGCTGCTGGTGCTGCAGATCACCCTCGGCATCCTCAATGTGAAGCTTGCACTGCCGCTGGAAGTGGCAGTGGCGCACAACGGCGTTGCCGTTGCCCTGTTGTTTGTATTGGTCAGCCTGCTGGCTCGCCTGCGTGCCCCGGACTGA
- a CDS encoding SURF1 family protein, which produces MMRQHTRLIGWLMAVLAMAGFTALGLWQLQRMHAKQALLDAQGPAVAQAMPLAQALSAQGALHGVADHGRFLPGVVLLDNQTRHGRAGVKIYRPFRSDAGSVLLVDLGWRALPPDRRLPVVPAPPSPVDVRGLLAPPPSAGLALGPAFTTTDVAGRWLASRLPADGLAAALGLPSLPDRVLRLDPALPFGDERDLDLLPNTLPPQRHLGYAVQWFGLALTVLVVALVLEWRRRRPVAR; this is translated from the coding sequence ATGATGCGCCAGCACACGCGCCTGATCGGATGGCTGATGGCCGTGCTGGCAATGGCCGGATTCACTGCGCTTGGGCTCTGGCAGCTGCAGCGGATGCACGCCAAACAGGCGCTGCTGGATGCACAGGGCCCGGCGGTGGCGCAGGCGATGCCGTTGGCGCAGGCACTGTCCGCGCAGGGCGCGCTGCATGGCGTGGCCGATCACGGCCGCTTTCTGCCGGGCGTGGTGCTGCTGGACAACCAGACCCGCCACGGTCGCGCCGGAGTGAAAATCTATCGTCCGTTCCGCAGTGATGCGGGCAGCGTGTTGCTGGTGGACCTGGGCTGGCGCGCGCTGCCGCCCGACCGCAGGTTGCCGGTGGTGCCGGCACCGCCGTCGCCGGTGGACGTACGTGGCCTGTTGGCGCCGCCTCCCTCGGCCGGGCTGGCGCTGGGCCCGGCGTTCACCACCACCGATGTTGCTGGCCGTTGGCTCGCCAGTCGCCTTCCCGCCGATGGCCTCGCCGCTGCGCTGGGCCTGCCGTCGTTGCCCGACCGCGTGCTGCGGCTGGACCCGGCGTTGCCGTTCGGCGATGAGCGCGATCTCGACCTGCTGCCGAACACACTGCCGCCGCAGCGTCACCTGGGTTACGCCGTGCAGTGGTTCGGCCTGGCGCTGACCGTGCTGGTGGTGGCGCTGGTGCTGGAATGGCGCAGAAGGCGTCCCGTTGCCCGGTAG
- a CDS encoding twin transmembrane helix small protein gives MSDSLKTLLVVAFLIVIVWNLGAGLYYLLVDRGQTKRTVNALTRRIGVSVALIVLVIVCIYMGWIKPHGIGG, from the coding sequence ATGAGTGATTCGCTGAAGACCCTGCTGGTAGTCGCGTTTCTGATCGTCATCGTCTGGAATCTGGGCGCCGGCCTGTATTACCTGCTGGTGGACCGCGGCCAGACCAAGCGCACGGTCAATGCACTGACCCGCCGCATCGGAGTGTCGGTGGCGTTGATCGTACTGGTGATCGTGTGCATCTACATGGGCTGGATCAAACCGCACGGCATCGGCGGCTGA